A window from Mauremys reevesii isolate NIE-2019 linkage group 9, ASM1616193v1, whole genome shotgun sequence encodes these proteins:
- the KCNE4 gene encoding potassium voltage-gated channel subfamily E member 4, with product MNHTNMTQTMLTAEPQTPEKNNSSGNEYFYILIVMSFYGIFLMGIMLGYMKSKRKEKKSNLLLLYKDEERRWGEAMKPRPTVSGLRSVQIPMMLNVLQESMVPSLSCAVCSMEGSSVSSESSSPDIHFTIQEEVLDAELGEASEALLNESSEGSSENIHQNS from the coding sequence ATGAATCATACAAACATGACCCAAACCATGTTGACTGCTGAACCTCAGACTCCGGAGAAGAACAACAGCAGTGGCAATGAGTACTTTTACATTCTGATTGTCATGTCTTTCTATGGGATCTTCTTAATGGGAATAATGCTGGGCTAcatgaaatccaagaggaaagaaaagaaatccaATTTGCTTCTGCTCTACAAAGATGAAGAAAGGCGTTGGGGAGAAGCCATGAAACCTCGGCCAACCGTGTCAGGACTGAGGTCTGTCCAGATCCCCATGATGCTAAATGTGCTGCAAGAGAGTATGGTACCATCTTTGTCATGTGCTGTCTGCTCCATGGAGGGAAGCAGTGTGAGTTCGGAGTCTTCCTCACCTGATATTCACTTCACCATTCAAGAGGAAGTGCTGGATGCTGAGCTGGGGGAAGCGTCAGAAGCCCTTCTCAATGAGAGCAGTGAAGGGTCTTCGGAAAACATCCACCAAAATTCCTAG